The following are from one region of the Natronosporangium hydrolyticum genome:
- a CDS encoding non-ribosomal peptide synthetase: MTTEWVAAASFAQERVWLDCQATPDLTAYNLVTTADLPGDLTHGQIEQMLARLVARQEGLRTSLQLRDGELMQVVAAELPVPSLPVTDLSAAPVAEQERRVCQICEVEAATPFELATAPLWRARLVRLSTGWQLVFAVHHAIYDGGSATVLYAELAELAAAAREHREPTLPELEIQYADFAAWQRALVAGDTGRQQLAYWLRQLAGAPPVHAVPLDSPRPPAQAHEGDDVLFTLPPGTGHSAQSLARAHGATELAVMLAAYVAVLAETSGEPDVVVGVPAMGRDRAELRPLIGMFVNTLVIRVDAGGDPRFVDLLGRVRDRLFEAWDNQDLPIQTLVKHLVSQRDPSYRPLYQLGFNHLKSFDRGRAHGVARDELLLVAADDEGRIEYRTDLFRRETVERLAERYVSLVGQALAEPELRLTELADAARSLAGSARSEAAGGTATGQEPAPLPATAGAQRYPVSFSQERMWVLERLAPGDPVYHMPMALRLRGELHRPALQQALDTVVGRHGALRTTFGELEGEPYQLVWPAEPTAILVEDLTAVAAAERLPVAREVTAAEARAPFDLTTGPLLRVKLLRLADDDHFLLITMHHIVADGWSIGLLAAELSEAYRAGVAGEAPRLPELPLGYGDYAAWQRRQLAGEELARQLEHWREHLAGAPALLELPTEQPRPATETFAGDRTVFPLPEALSDQISRLTARTDTTQFMVMLAALQVTLARYTGQRDIVVGTPIAGRTHPELDQLVGLFVNTLALRGRLAGNPSFREVLAQAREATLAGLSNQEVPFEKLVETLQPERSLSHSPVFQVQLIVQNTPPAELRLPGLTLTAESRHTRSAKFDLTVEVVPLAGGATGVAVEYKTDLFSADWARRFAGCLTEVLQAVTDNVDRAVFDIDLLPAGQRDEVIGAPNRTAAPISADAAVERLVAALAGAGTVAVGETVTPLSAVGEHAARLATVLAEHEVGPDALVGLCVDRSAGMLAGMLGVWRAGGAYVPLDPAFPADRLRMMVADSGLRVIVTDEAQHRLAAQLAGPGVVVLRLDGAAVAAAPPQPQPVRVRGDNLAYVIYTSGSTGRPKGVEVPHRPVVNLLDWFAGSLRLAGSDTLVAVTTLSFDIAVLELLLPLWTGARLVIATQEQSTDPRLLRRLLDDAQATVVQATPATWRMLVSAGGVPAWVRTRLCGGEALPPDLADELVGPEISLWNVYGPTETTVWSAAGQVTGSPPAIEVGPPVGNTALYVLDPRLLPVPLGVVGEVYIGGDGLTRGYHGRPGLTAERFVPDPFSRVAGARMYRTGDLARRLPNGCLEFLGRADNQVKVRGFRIETGEIETVLAEHPAVSQAVVTADTSAGETRLVGYLVAVAVDATPAQLWPQLRPHLRASLPDYMLPATLVVLPEFPLTPNGKIDRRALPAPTWGATSTVSHVAPRTEVEEKLAAAWAQLLAITDPIGVHDDFFTLGGHSLTATRLVARIRGMFGPQLSLRDVFAGATIAELATAIVAHPDYGRAAAAGPGPLATAAPPAPTAAPAPASPTAPASPTAAGGSGLAQMSDQDIEALLAAALRERESRQAVAAPLQYPLSPFQRRLWFLQQLAPDEPLYTVHNHWPLGPDVDPAAVQRVADALIARHPALRTTFTVIDEEPVQVVAPPGGSAELTVVDVSGQPAADRAAAAQQAFAEELHRPFDLTAGPLVRLRLLRAGDEHVLLLNLHHLIADATSVELLRSEFTRCYREETEGVAAALPPLPTSYGEYARAETDAAGERRLAEQLEYWRDRLAGAPALLELPTDRPRPAVQTFRGGSYERPLTAEVTSALLATARREGSTPYPTVLAAFQLLLARYSGQREVLVGTAVTRRPTEELDQVVGLFVNTVVARGDLSGNPTLRELVAATRAEHVAALSNADVPFDRVAEALRPDRSASYSPVFQVMFVYNDVSQLVGAAGAEAGLDDLGQLRVPVPAARFDLTLSVGQRRGRFQLMFDFNQDLFDESTIAAMADQLARLLAAFTTEPEQRSWDVPLLTPAQREELLLDRQPVRAYPQRFVPDLVAAVAADHPAAPALLAEGETLSYGELVQRAGQLAQQLHALGVGPDQRVALALPAGADALVAVLGIMRAGGAYLPLDPGHPVERLSWIVADAGAEVLVTTSGHADQFAGLDRRLVLLDQLPPAAGPVPAAAPLHPLNAAYVIYTSGSTGAPKGVVVSHAALSNLTQSFVDLHGFTAADRLLMIPPLSFDASVGDIFPALVSGAALVLHPEPAALAGKDLLRSCAKQGVTAVDAPSALWQQWVDDLAAGEVPDPGPLTQLMVGGEAVPAGKAAGWARATGGSVRLVNHYGPTEATVCATTYATVDGSEVAGAGHLPAGTPVPNVRCYVLDERLRPVPDGVPGELCLGGAGVARGYLGRSGLTADRFVPDPFSEEPGARLYRTGDRARWHHAAGSPQLEFLGRTDAQVKIRGHRVELSEVEAAITSHPEVREAAVVARAGVGGDRLIGYVAPHPAVELDIERLRSHLRDRLPEYLLPARLLLLESLPLTRHGKVDRTALPEPAADDDGRPAYTAPAGPTESVLAEVWAEVLELPNPVGRDDNFFDLGGHSLLAITVATRLGRRLGHQPSPKLLFQAETLAELAQLIDQAGNPATGATVAAPDLRAEARLPDDVCADLAPYRPGPLSQVLLTGATGFLGAYLLDDLLRHTNATVYCLVRAGSATAGAERIEQNLRRYQLWRPELAGRITPVAGDLAEPGLGWSADQFTALGEQLDAIYHNGGLVNFLQPYEWLRPANVTGTEAVLRLAGTGRTTPVHFVSTLGVFLSEQYRSGQVSEADVPAEPVGMTSAYNQSKWVADTMVRAAAERGLPVTIHRPARISGDSRTGATNVDDYFSRLLKTYVQLGSVPLWEAETDLYPVDSVSATIGHVSRRLAAGEEPDGSGLHYFNNATISFDEIAVTLRRAGFPVRRLGYPQWREELLTRVSQGEDLALASFAPLMPEEEPADSLPTFDCSRAEEYAAAAGVPCPPADGALLRRYVDYFVETGYLERPGS, from the coding sequence ATGACGACGGAGTGGGTGGCGGCGGCCTCCTTTGCGCAGGAGCGGGTGTGGCTCGACTGCCAGGCCACACCCGATCTGACCGCGTACAACCTCGTCACCACCGCGGACCTGCCCGGTGACCTGACCCACGGGCAGATCGAGCAGATGCTCGCCCGGCTGGTGGCGCGGCAGGAGGGTCTGCGGACCTCGCTGCAGCTACGCGACGGCGAGCTGATGCAGGTGGTCGCGGCGGAGCTGCCGGTGCCGTCGCTGCCGGTGACCGACCTGTCCGCGGCCCCCGTGGCCGAGCAGGAGCGGCGGGTGTGCCAGATCTGTGAGGTCGAAGCCGCCACCCCGTTCGAGTTGGCGACCGCGCCGTTGTGGCGGGCCCGACTGGTGCGGCTGAGCACCGGCTGGCAGCTGGTGTTCGCGGTGCACCATGCCATCTACGACGGTGGTTCGGCGACCGTGCTCTACGCGGAGTTGGCGGAGCTGGCGGCGGCGGCGCGCGAGCACCGGGAGCCGACCCTGCCCGAGCTGGAGATCCAGTACGCCGACTTCGCCGCCTGGCAGCGGGCGCTGGTCGCGGGCGACACCGGGCGGCAGCAGTTGGCGTACTGGCTGCGGCAGCTGGCGGGGGCGCCCCCGGTGCACGCGGTGCCGCTGGACTCACCGCGGCCGCCGGCACAGGCCCACGAGGGTGACGATGTCCTCTTCACGCTCCCGCCCGGCACCGGCCATAGTGCGCAGTCGCTCGCCCGGGCGCACGGCGCCACCGAGCTGGCGGTGATGCTCGCCGCTTACGTGGCGGTGCTGGCGGAGACGAGCGGTGAGCCGGACGTGGTCGTGGGGGTGCCGGCGATGGGCCGGGACCGAGCCGAGCTGCGACCGCTGATCGGCATGTTCGTCAACACGCTGGTGATCCGGGTGGACGCCGGTGGCGACCCTCGATTCGTCGACCTGCTCGGCCGGGTTCGGGACCGGCTCTTCGAAGCCTGGGACAACCAGGATCTGCCGATCCAGACGCTGGTCAAGCATCTGGTTTCGCAGCGGGACCCGAGTTACCGGCCGCTGTACCAACTCGGCTTCAACCACCTCAAGAGCTTCGACCGGGGCCGGGCCCACGGGGTGGCCCGCGACGAGCTGCTGCTGGTGGCCGCCGACGACGAAGGGCGGATCGAGTATCGGACCGACCTGTTCCGGCGCGAGACCGTGGAGCGGCTAGCCGAACGGTATGTAAGCCTGGTCGGTCAGGCGCTGGCCGAGCCGGAGCTGCGCCTGACCGAGCTGGCCGACGCCGCCCGGAGTCTCGCCGGCAGCGCCCGGAGTGAGGCCGCCGGCGGCACCGCCACCGGCCAGGAGCCCGCACCGCTGCCGGCGACCGCCGGGGCGCAGCGGTACCCGGTCTCGTTCAGCCAGGAACGGATGTGGGTACTGGAACGGCTGGCGCCCGGAGACCCCGTCTACCACATGCCGATGGCGCTGCGGCTACGCGGCGAGCTCCACCGACCGGCGCTGCAGCAGGCGCTCGATACCGTGGTCGGCCGCCACGGTGCCCTCCGCACCACCTTCGGAGAGCTGGAGGGCGAGCCGTACCAGCTGGTCTGGCCGGCGGAGCCGACGGCGATCCTGGTGGAAGATCTCACCGCGGTCGCAGCGGCGGAGCGGCTCCCGGTCGCCCGGGAGGTGACCGCCGCTGAAGCCCGGGCCCCGTTCGACCTGACGACCGGACCGTTGCTGCGGGTCAAGCTGCTGCGGCTCGCCGACGACGACCACTTCCTGCTGATCACGATGCACCACATCGTCGCCGACGGGTGGTCGATCGGCCTGCTGGCGGCGGAGCTGAGCGAGGCGTACCGGGCGGGTGTGGCCGGGGAGGCGCCGCGGCTGCCCGAGCTACCCCTGGGGTACGGCGACTACGCGGCCTGGCAGCGCCGGCAACTCGCGGGGGAGGAGTTGGCACGCCAACTCGAGCATTGGCGGGAGCATCTGGCCGGGGCGCCGGCGCTGCTGGAGCTGCCGACCGAACAGCCACGTCCGGCCACCGAGACGTTCGCTGGCGACCGGACCGTCTTCCCGTTGCCGGAGGCGCTGAGTGACCAGATCAGCCGGCTGACCGCCCGGACCGACACCACCCAGTTCATGGTGATGCTGGCGGCGCTGCAGGTGACGCTGGCCCGTTACACCGGGCAGCGGGACATCGTGGTGGGTACCCCGATCGCCGGGCGGACCCATCCGGAACTGGACCAACTGGTCGGATTGTTCGTCAACACCCTGGCGCTGCGGGGCCGGCTGGCCGGCAACCCCAGCTTCCGGGAGGTGCTGGCGCAGGCCCGGGAGGCGACGCTGGCCGGGCTGAGCAACCAGGAGGTGCCGTTCGAGAAGCTGGTCGAGACGCTCCAGCCCGAACGTAGCTTGAGCCACTCGCCCGTCTTCCAGGTGCAGCTGATCGTGCAGAACACACCCCCGGCGGAGCTGCGGCTGCCGGGCCTGACGCTGACCGCCGAGAGCCGGCACACCCGGAGCGCCAAGTTCGACCTGACCGTCGAGGTGGTGCCGCTGGCGGGCGGTGCGACCGGGGTCGCGGTGGAGTACAAGACCGACCTGTTCAGCGCCGACTGGGCTCGCCGGTTCGCCGGCTGCCTGACCGAGGTGCTGCAGGCGGTCACCGACAACGTGGACCGCGCGGTCTTCGACATCGACCTGTTGCCGGCCGGGCAGCGCGACGAGGTGATCGGGGCGCCGAACCGCACCGCGGCGCCGATCTCGGCCGACGCGGCGGTCGAGCGGCTGGTGGCGGCGCTCGCCGGAGCGGGCACCGTCGCCGTCGGGGAGACGGTCACGCCGCTGTCGGCGGTGGGGGAACACGCGGCCCGGCTCGCCACCGTGCTCGCCGAGCACGAGGTCGGTCCCGATGCCCTGGTCGGGCTCTGCGTGGACCGCTCAGCCGGGATGCTCGCCGGGATGCTCGGAGTGTGGCGGGCCGGCGGGGCGTACGTACCGCTGGACCCGGCGTTCCCGGCGGACCGGCTGCGGATGATGGTGGCAGACTCCGGCCTGCGGGTGATCGTCACCGACGAAGCGCAGCACCGGCTCGCCGCGCAGCTCGCCGGCCCGGGCGTGGTGGTGCTGCGGTTGGACGGGGCGGCGGTCGCCGCGGCCCCGCCGCAGCCGCAGCCGGTTCGAGTCCGGGGCGACAACCTGGCGTACGTCATCTACACCTCGGGGTCGACCGGCCGGCCGAAGGGCGTCGAGGTGCCGCACCGGCCGGTGGTGAACCTGCTCGACTGGTTCGCCGGGTCGCTGCGGCTGGCTGGTTCCGACACGCTGGTCGCGGTGACCACGCTCTCGTTCGACATCGCGGTGCTGGAGCTGTTGCTGCCACTGTGGACCGGTGCCAGGCTGGTAATCGCTACCCAGGAGCAGAGCACCGATCCCCGATTGCTCCGGCGGCTGCTGGACGACGCACAGGCGACGGTGGTGCAGGCTACCCCGGCGACCTGGCGGATGCTGGTCTCCGCCGGCGGCGTGCCGGCCTGGGTGCGAACCCGGCTGTGCGGCGGCGAGGCGTTGCCACCCGATCTCGCCGACGAGCTGGTGGGGCCCGAGATCTCGCTGTGGAACGTCTACGGGCCGACCGAGACCACGGTGTGGTCGGCGGCCGGTCAGGTGACCGGCTCCCCGCCGGCGATCGAGGTCGGGCCGCCGGTGGGCAACACCGCGCTCTACGTCCTCGACCCGCGCCTGCTGCCGGTCCCGCTAGGTGTAGTCGGTGAGGTCTATATCGGAGGCGACGGGCTGACCCGCGGGTACCACGGCCGGCCGGGGCTGACCGCCGAGCGGTTCGTGCCGGACCCGTTCAGCCGGGTCGCCGGTGCCCGGATGTACCGCACCGGCGACCTTGCCCGCCGGCTCCCCAACGGCTGCCTGGAGTTCCTCGGCCGCGCCGACAACCAGGTGAAGGTCCGCGGGTTCCGGATCGAGACCGGGGAGATCGAGACGGTGCTCGCCGAGCACCCGGCGGTGAGCCAGGCCGTCGTCACCGCCGACACCTCCGCCGGCGAAACCCGCCTGGTCGGGTACCTGGTCGCCGTCGCGGTCGACGCGACCCCGGCGCAGCTGTGGCCACAGCTGCGGCCACATCTGCGCGCCAGCCTGCCCGACTACATGCTGCCGGCGACGCTGGTGGTGCTGCCCGAATTTCCACTCACCCCCAACGGCAAGATCGACCGGCGGGCATTGCCGGCGCCGACCTGGGGCGCCACCAGCACCGTCAGTCACGTCGCGCCCCGTACCGAGGTGGAGGAGAAGCTCGCGGCCGCCTGGGCGCAGCTGCTCGCGATCACCGACCCGATCGGGGTGCACGATGACTTCTTCACGCTCGGCGGGCACTCGCTGACCGCCACCCGGTTGGTCGCCCGGATCCGCGGCATGTTCGGGCCGCAGTTGTCGCTGCGGGACGTCTTCGCGGGCGCCACCATCGCCGAGTTGGCGACCGCGATCGTGGCCCACCCCGACTACGGACGCGCCGCCGCGGCCGGGCCGGGGCCGCTGGCCACGGCCGCCCCGCCGGCTCCGACCGCCGCACCGGCGCCGGCCAGCCCGACCGCCCCGGCCAGCCCGACCGCGGCCGGCGGGTCCGGGCTGGCGCAGATGTCTGACCAGGACATCGAGGCGTTGCTCGCGGCGGCCCTGCGGGAGCGGGAGTCCCGGCAAGCGGTCGCAGCGCCGCTCCAGTACCCGTTGTCGCCGTTCCAGCGGCGGCTCTGGTTCCTGCAGCAGCTCGCCCCGGACGAACCGCTCTACACAGTGCACAACCACTGGCCGCTCGGCCCGGATGTCGACCCGGCGGCGGTGCAACGGGTGGCGGACGCGCTGATCGCCCGGCACCCCGCCCTGCGGACCACCTTTACCGTCATCGACGAGGAACCGGTACAGGTGGTGGCCCCGCCCGGGGGCTCCGCCGAACTGACCGTGGTGGACGTCTCCGGCCAGCCCGCGGCGGACCGGGCGGCAGCTGCCCAACAGGCGTTCGCCGAGGAGCTGCACCGCCCCTTCGACCTGACCGCCGGTCCGCTGGTACGGCTGCGGTTGCTGCGCGCCGGCGACGAACACGTCCTGCTGCTGAACCTCCACCACCTGATCGCCGACGCCACCTCGGTCGAACTGCTCCGCAGCGAGTTCACGCGCTGCTACCGGGAAGAGACCGAAGGCGTCGCGGCGGCGCTGCCGCCGCTACCTACCAGCTACGGCGAGTACGCCCGCGCCGAGACCGACGCGGCCGGGGAGCGGCGCCTCGCCGAGCAGCTCGAGTACTGGCGGGACCGGCTCGCGGGCGCGCCGGCGTTGCTGGAGCTACCTACCGACCGGCCCCGGCCGGCGGTGCAGACCTTCCGGGGTGGTAGCTACGAGCGACCGCTGACCGCCGAGGTCACCAGCGCCCTGCTGGCGACCGCCCGGCGGGAGGGGAGCACGCCCTATCCGACCGTGCTCGCCGCTTTCCAGCTGCTGCTGGCGCGTTACAGCGGTCAGCGGGAGGTGCTGGTCGGCACTGCCGTGACCCGCCGGCCCACCGAGGAGCTCGACCAGGTGGTCGGGTTGTTCGTCAATACCGTCGTCGCCCGCGGCGACCTGTCGGGCAATCCGACGCTACGAGAACTAGTGGCGGCGACCCGTGCCGAGCACGTGGCCGCCCTCAGCAATGCGGATGTCCCGTTCGACCGGGTGGCCGAGGCGCTGCGGCCGGACCGGAGCGCCTCGTACTCACCGGTTTTTCAGGTGATGTTCGTCTACAATGATGTGTCACAGCTCGTCGGCGCGGCCGGGGCCGAGGCCGGGCTCGACGACCTCGGGCAGCTGCGGGTGCCGGTGCCGGCGGCCCGGTTCGACCTGACCCTCTCGGTGGGCCAGCGGCGGGGCCGGTTCCAGCTGATGTTCGACTTCAACCAGGACCTCTTCGACGAGTCGACCATCGCCGCGATGGCCGACCAGCTGGCGCGGCTGCTGGCGGCCTTCACCACCGAGCCGGAGCAGCGCAGCTGGGACGTGCCGCTGCTCACCCCGGCGCAGCGCGAGGAGCTGCTGCTCGACCGGCAACCGGTCCGGGCGTACCCGCAGCGGTTCGTTCCGGACCTGGTGGCGGCGGTCGCCGCCGACCATCCGGCGGCGCCAGCGCTGCTCGCCGAAGGCGAGACGCTCTCCTACGGGGAGCTGGTGCAGCGGGCCGGGCAACTCGCGCAACAGCTTCACGCGCTCGGGGTGGGCCCGGACCAGCGGGTCGCGCTAGCGCTCCCGGCCGGTGCCGACGCGTTGGTGGCGGTGCTCGGCATCATGCGGGCGGGCGGCGCCTACCTGCCGCTGGACCCGGGGCATCCGGTGGAGCGGCTGAGCTGGATCGTCGCCGACGCCGGGGCGGAGGTGCTGGTGACCACCTCCGGCCACGCCGATCAGTTCGCTGGCCTCGACCGTAGGTTGGTATTGCTGGACCAGCTGCCCCCGGCGGCCGGCCCGGTGCCGGCCGCCGCCCCGCTGCACCCGCTCAACGCGGCGTACGTCATCTACACCTCCGGGTCGACCGGCGCGCCCAAGGGTGTGGTGGTCTCGCACGCAGCCCTGAGCAACCTCACCCAGTCGTTTGTGGACCTGCACGGGTTCACCGCCGCTGACCGGCTGTTGATGATCCCGCCGCTGAGCTTCGACGCCTCGGTGGGGGACATCTTCCCCGCGCTGGTCAGCGGTGCCGCGCTGGTGCTGCATCCGGAACCGGCGGCGCTCGCTGGCAAGGACCTGCTGCGCAGCTGCGCCAAACAGGGCGTCACCGCGGTCGACGCGCCGTCGGCGCTGTGGCAGCAGTGGGTCGACGACCTCGCCGCCGGTGAGGTGCCCGACCCGGGGCCACTCACCCAGCTGATGGTCGGCGGCGAGGCGGTCCCGGCCGGTAAGGCAGCCGGCTGGGCGCGCGCCACCGGCGGCTCGGTACGGCTGGTCAACCATTACGGGCCGACCGAGGCGACGGTCTGCGCCACCACATACGCCACAGTAGATGGCTCCGAGGTGGCTGGCGCCGGTCACCTCCCGGCGGGTACGCCGGTGCCGAACGTCCGCTGCTACGTGCTCGACGAGCGGCTGCGACCGGTCCCCGACGGCGTACCAGGGGAGCTCTGCCTGGGCGGCGCCGGAGTCGCCCGCGGCTACCTGGGTAGGTCCGGGCTGACCGCCGACCGGTTCGTCCCCGACCCGTTCAGCGAAGAGCCGGGGGCGCGGCTGTACCGCACCGGTGACCGGGCCCGCTGGCATCACGCCGCCGGTTCCCCGCAGCTGGAGTTCCTCGGCCGGACCGACGCCCAGGTCAAGATCCGAGGCCACCGGGTCGAGCTGAGCGAAGTGGAAGCGGCGATCACCAGTCACCCCGAGGTACGCGAGGCGGCGGTGGTCGCCCGTGCCGGAGTCGGCGGAGATCGGCTGATCGGATATGTGGCACCGCATCCGGCGGTCGAGCTGGACATCGAGCGGCTCCGGAGTCACCTGCGCGACCGCCTCCCCGAGTACCTGCTGCCGGCCCGGCTGCTGCTACTGGAGTCGCTGCCGCTGACCAGACACGGCAAGGTGGACCGTACCGCGCTGCCGGAGCCCGCCGCCGACGACGACGGCCGGCCCGCCTACACCGCGCCGGCGGGGCCGACCGAGTCGGTGCTGGCGGAGGTGTGGGCGGAGGTGCTGGAGCTGCCCAACCCGGTCGGCCGCGACGACAACTTCTTCGACCTCGGCGGCCACTCGTTGCTGGCGATCACCGTCGCGACCCGGCTGGGTCGGCGGCTCGGCCACCAACCCTCGCCGAAGCTGCTCTTCCAGGCCGAAACCCTGGCGGAGCTGGCGCAGCTGATCGACCAGGCGGGCAACCCCGCCACCGGAGCTACCGTCGCGGCACCGGACCTGCGGGCGGAGGCTAGGTTGCCCGACGACGTCTGCGCCGACCTGGCGCCGTACCGGCCCGGGCCGCTGTCGCAGGTGTTGCTGACCGGCGCGACCGGCTTCCTCGGCGCCTACCTGCTCGACGACCTGCTGCGGCACACCAACGCCACGGTCTACTGCCTGGTCCGGGCGGGCTCGGCCACCGCCGGGGCGGAGCGGATCGAGCAGAACCTCCGGCGCTACCAGCTGTGGCGGCCGGAGCTGGCCGGGCGGATCACGCCGGTCGCCGGTGACCTCGCCGAACCCGGGCTCGGGTGGTCGGCGGACCAGTTCACCGCGCTCGGCGAGCAACTCGATGCCATCTACCACAATGGTGGGTTGGTGAACTTTCTGCAGCCCTACGAGTGGCTCCGCCCGGCGAACGTGACCGGCACCGAAGCGGTGCTCCGGCTCGCCGGGACGGGTCGAACCACGCCGGTGCACTTCGTCTCCACGCTGGGAGTCTTCCTCTCGGAGCAGTACCGCTCCGGGCAGGTAAGCGAGGCCGATGTGCCGGCCGAGCCGGTGGGTATGACCTCGGCCTACAACCAGAGCAAGTGGGTGGCCGACACGATGGTACGGGCGGCGGCCGAGCGGGGCCTGCCGGTGACCATCCACCGGCCGGCCCGGATCAGCGGCGACAGCCGCACCGGCGCCACCAACGTCGACGACTACTTCAGTCGGCTGCTCAAGACCTATGTCCAGCTGGGCAGCGTGCCGCTGTGGGAGGCCGAGACCGACCTGTACCCGGTGGACTCGGTCAGCGCGACCATCGGCCACGTCTCCCGGCGACTCGCGGCCGGCGAGGAGCCCGACGGCAGCGGACTGCACTACTTCAACAACGCGACCATCAGCTTCGACGAGATCGCGGTGACGCTGCGGCGGGCCGGCTTCCCGGTTCGCCGGCTCGGTTATCCGCAGTGGCGGGAGGAGCTGCTGACCCGGGTCTCCCAGGGGGAGGACCTGGCCCTGGCGTCGTTCGCGCCGTTGATGCCGGAGGAGGAACCGGCGGATTCGCTGCCTACGTTCGACTGCTCCCGAGCCGAGGAGTATGCCGCGGCGGCGGGGGTTCCCTGCCCACCGGCCGACGGCGCGCTGCTGCGCCGCTACGTCGACTACTTTGTCGAGACCGGCTACCTCGAGCGGCCCGGGAGCTGA
- a CDS encoding FAD-dependent oxidoreductase, with the protein MSATTPDGRLGRVAVVGAGLAGSLLAVLLGRRGFAVDVFERRGDPRAGGEAEGRSINLGISARGIRALRAVGLWDGMAPSLVPMRGRVIHQPGAPLRFQPYGTRPEEILHSIRRNELNAVLVDRAEKEPAVRFHFGWRGSELDRDGGRLTLTKPGTGERRTVEADLIIGADGAFSEVRQLMHRGLPVNYRQDFLDWGYRELTIRSNPDGSARTPIEALHVWPSRRGLVVAHPNTDNSLTCTVLLPHHDDPQRPDQPSFDSLTTEAAVASFFATEFGDLPELVPDLADQYFAHPVSQLVTIRTAPWHHRDRVVLVGDACHAIYPFYGQGMNSAFEDCLVLDDCLARYGVSETALATYQQSRKPHTDVLADLATDNFIELRDRVRNPLHMLRAQADLALHRLAPQLWQPLYRMVSHTAIPYADALRRAQRQDRLLTWGAAAATVGTALVARAAWRRRRG; encoded by the coding sequence ATGAGCGCGACCACACCGGACGGACGCCTCGGTCGGGTCGCGGTCGTGGGGGCCGGGCTCGCCGGCTCCTTGTTGGCTGTCCTGCTCGGCCGCCGCGGTTTCGCGGTCGATGTCTTCGAGCGGCGCGGCGATCCCCGCGCCGGCGGCGAGGCTGAAGGCCGATCCATCAATCTCGGGATCTCCGCCCGGGGCATCCGGGCGCTGCGGGCGGTGGGCCTCTGGGACGGGATGGCGCCGAGCCTGGTGCCGATGCGAGGCCGGGTGATCCACCAGCCCGGGGCACCGCTGCGGTTCCAGCCTTACGGCACCCGGCCGGAGGAGATCCTGCACTCGATCCGCCGCAACGAACTCAACGCGGTGCTCGTCGATCGCGCTGAGAAGGAGCCGGCGGTCCGATTCCACTTCGGATGGCGAGGCAGCGAGCTGGATCGCGACGGCGGTAGACTCACCCTCACCAAGCCGGGCACGGGCGAGCGTCGCACCGTCGAGGCGGATCTGATCATCGGGGCGGACGGGGCCTTCTCCGAGGTCCGGCAGTTGATGCACCGCGGCTTGCCGGTCAACTATCGGCAGGATTTCCTCGACTGGGGTTACCGGGAGCTGACCATCCGCAGCAATCCCGACGGCAGCGCCCGCACCCCGATCGAGGCGCTGCACGTGTGGCCGAGCCGCCGCGGTCTGGTCGTGGCCCACCCCAACACCGACAACTCGCTCACCTGCACGGTTCTGCTGCCACACCACGACGATCCGCAGCGTCCGGACCAGCCCAGCTTCGATTCGTTGACCACTGAGGCGGCGGTGGCGAGCTTCTTCGCCACCGAGTTCGGCGATCTGCCGGAGCTGGTGCCCGATCTGGCCGACCAGTACTTCGCCCATCCGGTCAGTCAGCTCGTCACGATTCGGACCGCCCCGTGGCACCACCGCGACCGGGTGGTGTTGGTCGGCGACGCGTGCCACGCCATCTACCCCTTCTACGGGCAGGGCATGAACTCGGCGTTCGAGGACTGTCTGGTCCTCGACGACTGCCTGGCCCGCTACGGGGTCTCGGAGACCGCGCTCGCCACCTATCAGCAGTCGCGGAAGCCGCACACCGATGTGCTTGCCGACCTGGCGACCGACAACTTCATCGAGCTGCGGGACCGGGTTCGCAATCCGTTGCACATGCTGCGGGCCCAGGCCGATCTGGCGCTGCACCGGCTGGCGCCGCAGCTGTGGCAGCCGCTCTACCGGATGGTGTCCCACACCGCGATCCCCTACGCCGACGCACTGCGGCGTGCCCAACGCCAGGACCGGCTGTTGACCTGGGGCGCGGCGGCGGCCACCGTCGGCACGGCGCTGGTGGCCCGGGCAGCCTGGCGCCGGCGGCGCGGCTGA